TACAATTCCTAGATCGAGCTTCTGAAGCTGGACAAGGTGGAACCGGTAATAAAGGCTATCAAGGTCAAGAGAGTACGAATCGTTCCAATTATAATGACCCCTTCGCAAACAGTGATAAGGTAATCGATATTTCTGATGATGACTTACCATTTTAATGAAACAGTAAGGAGGGATTCTCTTGCGTAAACAACGTGGAACTAAGAGACGTCGCGTATGTGCTTTTTGTGTAGACAAATCAAACACAGCGATTGACTATAAAGAAGTGAATAAGCTAACGAAGTTTGTCACGGAACGTGGTAAAATTTTACCTCGACGTATTACAGGAAACTGTGCAAAGCACCAACGTAAACTTACAACTGCAATTAAGCGTTCACGTCAACTTGCTTTGTTACCATACACAAACGAGTAAGATGGAATGTAGAAAAGGGCACAAATTGTGCTCTTTTTTCATTACCAGAATTTATATAAAATTCTGGTAATAAGTAACGGCAACTAAGGCATCCACCTGCTCCTTAAAGGCTTGGTGTATGCCAAGTTTTGTTTATAATATTTTCATCGTTACATCGGATTTTTAGCAGGATATAGGTAGATAGATGTTGAAAGTATATGGATTAGGGAGGTGCGTTTTCGTGGATAATGGAAAGGACTTTAATATTGCTAAAAATGTGAAAATCATAGAGTGGCTAAAAACAGAAATACTAGATAGTATAGCCGGTTTGTTCAAAGGGTTACAAAAAGGTAGTGAACAAGTATTTGTCGATTTTCTAGCGAATATTATTGTACTGACTTATGTATTAGGTCGACGCCTAGGCTTATCGTTTCGCGAGTTAGACCAAGAAGTATTAAATCAAATCGCGCAAAACAAAGAAAGCGGTCATCAGCTAGAGGAATGGTTTGGTGATTTATCAGCACTCCAACAACACATCGATAAGAGGTAAGAGGTGAGTCATGGATAAACAGCAACAACTGCGTGGGATGATTGAAGGGGCTATTTTAAGCGCAGTGTGGGTAATTTTATTGTTTTTAACATTGTATACGCCGCTTGCTTTAGTAGGTGTAGTCATATTGCCATTACCATTTACAATATTGACGTACCGCAAAGGGTTATATACGGCAGGGATCACTGCAATTGTAGCCATCGTATTAGCATTAGTGTTTAACTTACTAGTGATTGGTTTTATCTTAATTCTCAACAGCATCATTGTTGGAATTGTGACGGGGTATTTCATACGGGAACGTAAGCAGCCAGGAGTTATATTCTTAGCAATTAGCTTGTCCATCCTTGCAAGTAATTTATTATCTCTTGCACTGTTATCTGCTGTTACGAATTATAATTTAATTACTGATTTATCGAATACCTTAAAGGAATCCATGGCGTTATCAGAATCAATTTTTGCAGGCCTTGGAGTGAGTGCCGTTTTAACAGAAGCAAATATTGATGAAATGGTGCATATGGTAAGAATCTTACTTCCGTCAATATTGATTGCTATTTCTGTTATAACTGCTTACGCATACTACCATATTGTTAGCTATGTGCTGAAAAAGCTTCAAGTACGTATTGCGAAGTTGCCTCCAATTCAAGATTTTCAATTACCGAAAAAAGTTCTATATAGCTATTTCTTTGCTACTATAGGTATTATATTTTTTATGCTTACAGGGTCAACGGATCACTTCATGTATTCACTGCTAATCAATATTGTCCAGATTTTATCACTGGCATTAGCAGTACAAGGAATAGGCTTATTGCTATACTATATGAATCGTAAGGGTTGGCCGAAAATTTTAAGGATTCCTATATTGATTCTTTGCTTGCATCCTATTCTATTGCAAATCATGACGTGGGTCGGTATGTTTGATATTCTGTTTAACTGGCGGAAATTGCCGAAATAAGTTAGGAGCTGTGCCCAGTGAAAGTATCCGCGATTTATAACCGTGGTCCAAGGTTTTTCGCATATTATTCCATGATTCTATCAATTATAGTGATTGCTATTTTATATTTCTATAATGAATTAGTATCAGCTATCGCCCTTTGCGTATGGCTCGGCTTAGTATTGTATTTTAAACGCGTGGAATTCCGATATACGGAGGACATGGAAGAGTTCGTGCTTACAATGGCTAGGCGGATTAAACGAAGCGAGAATCATGCAATGGCGTTCTTGCCAATTGGTGTTGTTGTGGTAGATGGTGACGGTGATATTGCGTGGTTTAATAACTATGTAACGGAAATCATGGATTTACCATTGCGGGTAGGAGAGAAATTTCTTAGCCAATGGGCAGAAACGTTCCATTTAATTAACAAGGCGGGCGCTATTCAGGAATCAGCGCAATTTTCTCTTTCAGAGCATGTGTATCGAGTCCAATATGTAAAAGAAGAAGGAATCGTCTACTTCATTGATCAAACGAGTTATATAGAAATCGAATCCAAACTACGTAAATCAAATGTAGTAATCGGTCTATTACAATTAGATAACTTCCATGAGATGAGTAAGGACCTAAACGAGCATGATGCATCGCTTTTGTTAGCAGAAGTCATGACCTTAATTTTCGAATGGGCCCATAAATATAAGATACTTATTAAACGTCTTCAGCAAGAAAGTTACATGCTGATATTAGATACAGAGAAACTAGAAGCCCTAGAGAATGATAGGTTCTCAATCTTAGACCAAGTTAAGCGGTTAGAAGAGCGGACAGATGTCATGATTACGGTCAGTATGGGGATAGCTGCAGGATTGGCTGATACAGTATCGAAGGGACAGCAAGCGCAAGAAGGTCTTGACCTAGCATTAGCACGAGGTGGAGATCAGGTAGCAATTAAGCGGGGCGACAAGGTAACGTATTACGGTGGTCGTTCAGATGCTGTAGAGAAGCGTACCAAAGTAAGGGCACGAGTTACGGCGCATAGTTTGCGAGAGCTTATCATTGCTTGTGATACCGTGTATATAGCGCCTCATATCGATCCCGATCCAGACGCTTTAGGGTCTGCTATGGGTGCTCTTAGTATAGTTCAAAGCGTGGGCAAGACAGGATATATTGTGATTGATAAACCGAACCCATCAATACGGAAAATCCTACGATACTTAGAAGAGCATGGTATGGGAAAATATATTGTCACACCTGAAGTAGCAATATCCGGCATGCGCAAGAAAAGTCTGTTGATCTGTGTTGACCATCATAAACCTAGTTTGACGATGGATAAGCGACTACTTACGTTAACGAGCAACATTGTTGTTATAGATCATCATCGACGGGGTGAGGAGGTTATTGATAAGCCTTCACTGTTATACGTAGAACCGTATGCATCTTCCACCTGCGAATTAATTACGGAATTAGTGGAATATCAATATAAAAAAGTACGTTTATCACAAATTGTTGCAACACTTCTGATGGCAGGGATAGTGGTCGATACCAAGAACTTTGCTTTCCATACAGGAGCTCGTACATTTGAAGCTGCATCTTACTTAAGAAGAGAAGGTGCCGATAATCTAATTATGAGTCGTCTGCTCGCCGATGATTTTGACCTATTTGTCGAACGTTCAGAAATTGTTCGCAAGGCAGAAGTGTTACCAGGTGGAATCGCCATTGCAAAGGCGAAGAAAAACGAGAAATATGGGACAGTAATCATTGCCCAAGCGGCGAATACATTAATTAGTCTGGAAGGAATTCGAGCATCCTTTGTACTGCAAGAAGTAGATTATGGCGTTGCTATATCAGCACGTAGTCAAGGGGATGTCAATGTCCAATTGATAATGGAGCAACTCGGTGGCGGTGGACACTTAACGACAGCAGCCGCGCAACTACGAGATGTGAATTTAGAAGAGGCAGAGCGAATGTTACACGAGGTATTATCAAAAGTGAAAACTGAGGGAGGATTATAAAATGAAAGTTATATTTCTTGCAGACGTGAAAGGCATAGGGAAAAAGGGAGAGGTAAAAGAAGTAGCAGAGGGTTATGCTCGCAATTTCCTACTTCCAAAGGGTCATGCTGTAGAAGCAAATACAGGGGCAGTCAAACAACTGGAGCAGAAGAAAGAAAGCGAACAAAAGAAGCAACAGAAAGAGCTTGAAGAGGCGAAGCTACTTGCTAAGAAAATCGATGAAACAACCGTTATAATCAAAGCAAAATCAGGGGAAGGCGGACGTTTATACGGAGCTATCACTTCTAAGAATATTGCCGATGAGTTAAAAAAACAAAATATCGTAATTGATAAGCGTAAGATTGACCTAGACGATGCCATTCGTACACTAGGTGTGACGAAGGTGGAAGTAAAAGTATATCCGAAAGTTACAGGAAAGTTAACAGTCCAAATCACCGAAGAATAACACATATTTGCCTAATGGGAGGCTAAACCATGGACGAGTTGTCGTTTGATCGACTACCACCCCATAATACTGAGGCTGAACAAGCCGTTTTGGGATCTATATTACTGGATAATAATGCATTAGTTACTGTAAGTGAATTTTTGCAGCCGGAAGATTTCTATCGTAAGAACCATCAATTGATTTATTCAGCTTGTTTAGAAATCTATGAGAAAAACGAACCTGTAGATTTGGTTACCCTATCTAGCTATCTATTAGATAACAATATGATCGATGATGTGGGGGGACTTACTTATATAACAGGCTTATCCAACGGGGTACCGTCTGCTGCGAATGCAGAATACTATGCGAAAAAAGTCGAAGAGAAAGCGATTCTCCGTAGGCTTATTTTTGCTGCCAACGGGATTGCCCAAAAAGGGTATGACGGTGGTCATGAAATCGCGGAACTGCTAGACCAAGCAGAAAGCAAAATCTTTGAAGTGTCACAACGGAAAGTTGGTAAGGCATTCACTCCTATTAAAGACGTATTACTTGATACGTTTCACCGTATCGAAAGCTTACACAGTAGTCGTGGGGAAGTAACTGGACTAGCTTCTGGTTTCTATAAATTAGATGGCATGACTGCAGGCTTCCAAAAGTCTGATTTGATTATTATTGCGGCAAGACCATCGGTTGGTAAGACGGCCTTTGCCCTTAACGTAGCACAGAACATTGCCGTGCATTCGAAAGCACCAGTGGCCATTTTTAGCTTAGAGATGTCAAAAGACCAGTTAGTACAACGTATGGTATGTGCAGAAGGTAACGTAGATGCCAATAGAATTCGTACGGGAAAACTACTAGAAGAAGACTGGCCAAAGCTGACAATGGCAATGGGGCGCCTGTCAGAGGCCCCTATTTTTATTGATGACTCGCCAAATGTAACAGTACTAGAGATGCGCGCGAAACTAAGAAGACTACAAGCAGAGCACGGGCTTGGATTAGTCATGATTGATTACTTGCAGCTATTAAATTCGCATCGCCGTTCCGATAACCGTCAGCAAGAAATCTCTGAGATATCTAGAAACTTAAAAGGATTAGCAAGGGAGTTAGACGTTCCCGTAGTAGCATTATCCCAGTTAAGCCGTGCCGTGGAATCCAGACAGGATAAACGTCCAATGCTTTCGGATATTCGTGAATCTGGAAGTATTGAGCAAGATGCTGATATTGTAGGATTCCTTTACCGTGATGATTACTATAATCCAGAAACAGAGAAACAGAATATTATAGAAATCATTATTGCCAAGCATAGAAACGGTCCAGTAGGCTCTGTAGAACTGCTATTTCTAAAGCAATTTAATAAGTTTGTGAACTTAGCAGAATAGAAGCTGCTTTAAAGCGCTAAAATGAAATTACGAACAAAAACGTTGAAAGCGCATTTAATGTTCGGAAAGTGTCATTGACATTACCTTCTGTGAATGCTAAACTATAAAACGGTGCATAACCACAGAATGAGTTGGAGGTGTTCGCCAATGGCAACAGTTGTTGTAGTTGGAACCCAGTGGGGCGATGAAGGAAAAGGCAAGATTACAGATTATCTAGCAGAGAAAGCAGAAGTTATCGCAAGATATCAAGGCGGTAATAACGCTGGTCATACGATTTGCATTGGAGATAATAAATATAAACTGCATTTAATACCATCGGGCATATTCTATTCCGAGAAGATTTGCGTCATAGGCAATGGTGTTGTGATTGATCCGAAAGTACTGATTGCTGAACTTAAGTACTTACATGATTTGGGTTTCTCAACGGCTAACCTACGCATTAGCGATCGCGCTCATGTGATTATGCCATACCATATAAAACTTGACGAAGTGGAAGAACTTCGTAAAGGTGATAACAAGATTGGTACAACGAAAAAAGGAATTGGCCCAGCATACATGGATAAGGTAGCTAGAGTCGGTATCCGTATGGCTGATTTATTAGATAAAGAAATTTTCAAAGAAAAGCTTGAGCGTAACCTTCAGGAGAAAAACCAATTGTTAGAAAAGGTTTTCGGAGTAGAAGGCTTTTCATTTGATGAAATATTTGAGACATATAATGACTACGCAGAACAAATCCGTCACTTTGTAACGGATACAAGTGTAGTGTTGAACGATACAATTGATGAAGGTAAGAAAGTTCTATTTGAAGGCGCGCAAGGAGTAATGCTTGACATCGATCAAGGTACGTACCCATTTGTAACTTCATCAAATCCAGTGGCTGGTGGAGTTTGCATCGGTTCTGGAGTTGGACCAACAAAGATTGAGCAAGTCATAGGGGTAGCGAAGGCATATACAACTCGTGTAGGCGACGGACCATTCCCTACGGAGCAGAACAATCCTATCGGCGACCGCATCCGCGAAATTGGAAAAGAGTACGGTACGACTACAGGAAGACCTCGTCGTGTGGGCTGGTTCGACAGTGTAGTATTGCGCCACTCGCGTAGAGTCAGTGGTATCACAGGCTTATCATTGAACTCTATTGACGTGTTAACGGGCTTAGATACCGTTAAGATTTGCAAAGCGTATGAGTACAATGGTGAAACTATTACGACCTACCCTACAAGCCTAAAGGTTCTAGCAGATTGCAAACCAATCTACGAAGAGATGCCAGGCTGGAATGAAGATATTACAGGTGTGCAAGCGTTTGAAGAGCTACCTGTAACGGCACAGAACTATTTGAAGAAAATCGAGGAATTGACGAATATTCCAATTGCGATTTTCTCAGTGGGTCCGAACCGAAAACAAACGATTCAGTTAAAAGAAATTTTCTAATAAAGTATTCCAATAAAATATTCCAATAAAAGTATTCTAACAAAATAATATCTATCTATTGGATAGTGAAATAGTGCCCGCCAAAAACGTGAATTTGCGATATGGTGGGCATTTCTCATGTTTGCCTTTATCAAGATTCCATTGCAAAAAAACCAATATGACTTAGTTGGGCATTATTTCCTTTATATAAATTTACAATAAAGTGTTGCAATATAATTTGTACCATGGTATAGTAATTTTTGTCGTCAAAATTAAACAATTTTTGTACGAGCCATTAGCTCAGTTGGTAGAGCACCTGACTTTTAATCAGGGTGTCGCTGGTTCGAGTCCAGCATGGCTCACCATGAGTGGAGCTGTGGTGTAGAGGCCTAACATGCCTGCCTGTCACGCAGGAGATCGCGGGTTCGAATCCCGTCAGCTCCGCCAAAACAAATTGCGAAAAAACCTTTAGGACTATCCTAGAGGTTTTTTTGTATCCACCTTCAATTCCCAGTCAACTAGCAAGCAAATTTTTGTTACAATTATATATAACTTGTGAAATACTTTTAAACTATATTAGCATCTATATTAGTATCCATACGCTTACCCATACTCTTATCTATAGTCTAGCCTATACACTTATTCATACACTTGATTATAACAGCAATGCAAGTCTGTATAAGCAGCAATGTGCATTATTCATCCGTAATTCAGGTTTAGTCTAGCAATAGAGCGCACCAAACACACAAATATACAACTAGAAAATGGTGATGAAAATGATAAATAAACGTTTCGGATGCATGTTACTCGTTTGCCTATTGTTTTCTCAGCTATTCATAGTATCTTATACGAATGCCCAGCTAATAGTAGATGAATGGCAATCAGAAACAGATGACGAGAACAAATCAAAGTACATGGTTTTTTTTCATGAAGAAATACATCATCGCGTCTTAGAAATGCTAGGCGTAGAGATTATATATCAGTCGGAAAATCTTCCTGTTGTAACGGTTCTGGCATCAGCGCAGGCTATACAGGAAATTCAGAAGGACTTAAGAGTCGCATATATAGAGAAGGATCAAAGGGTACAAGTAAGTTATGAAATTACGAACTTTAGTGAAGAAGTCATCATTGGTAACCAACAGCAAGTCAATTGGGGAACTGATCGACTACATGCTAAGAATGCTTGGGATAAAAAATTATATGGGATTGGTGTGAAGGTAGCAGTACTTGATACGGGGATTGCTAGTCATCGAGACTTAAAGATAGCCGGAGGCAAATCTTTCGTAGCATATACGAAATCCTATCAAGATGATAATGGACACGGCACCCATGTCGCAGGTGTAATTGCTGGTCAACATAGTAAAGTACTTGGTGTAGCTCCTCAAGCCAGTCTATATGCTGTAAAAGTATTAGATCGAAAAGGATTTGGAGATTTATCAGATATTATTGCTGGTGTAGATTGGTCTATCTCTAACAAGATGGACATTGTGAACTTGAGTTTAGGCTCGATTGACACCTCACAAACGTTAGAGAAGCTGTTTGAAAAGGGAGCTACAGAAGGTATAGTCTTCGTAGCGGCAGCAGGAAATGATGGAGCATCAATCGACGATAATGTAGTGTACCCAGCATCGTCTGAACACGTAATAGCTGTTGCAGCTACCACAATCCTAGATAATCGAGCAACATTTTCGGCCCAGGGAAAACAAGTAGAGATTGCAGCACCTGGTAATAAGATTACAAGCACATTTCTTAATAATCGATATGTTCAGGCGAATGGAACTTCTATGGCAACACCTCACGTCACAGGGGTTCTAGCACTATGGAAACAGCAGAAACCGCTGGCAACTCCACAAGAATTAAGAAATTTGTTAGCACAACATACAATTGACTTAGGAGTACCAGGCAGAGACCGATCGTTCGGACATGGAATTGTACAAGTACCGTTCTTTGATACACCTAGGATTCAATATTTTAGTTATTTGCGAGCACCTTTTTCGCCAGAGCAAGGAAGCATTGATTATTATATCTCTCCAACAACCAAACAGCAGCTGGAAAGCGGATCATTCAAGCATGTGACAATTCAAGTCGGACCTACTGATCCAACCGGGAAAAGTGAAGAAAGGTTCTTCGAATTTAAAAGTAGTTCGCATACATCATATAAACCGACGGATATATCCAATCATTGGGCCTATGCGCAGTTGCGAGATTTCCTTCATGCTGACCTAGTGAAAGGCTATAAAGGACTGGAAGGACAGAACTTTGTTGCGCCAAATCAGTCAATCACAAGAGCAGAATTTACAGCGATTATAGTTCGTGCCCTAAATCTTCACAGTAATGGTTCTGGGAAAAACTTTCGCGATGTCAAAGTAACAGACTGGCATTATGAACCGATACAGATTGCAAGTCAGTACGGAATTGTACATGGAATTACGGAATCTACTTTTGAACCAAGTCGGCCGATTACACGAGCAGAAATTGCTGTTATGATTGTAAGGGCATATGGAGCAAGCGTATCCTTTGAAGGGGTGCAAAAGCTCCTTACCGATATTGATACACACTGGGGTCATAATGAAATTTCCAAAGCGACCCAAGGCGGGTTGATTCATGGATATCCAGATTTCACTTTTAGACCAGACGATCATTCGACAAGAGCAGAAGCGATTGCAATGGTACATCGTGCATTAACACAAGAGCAGACTTCACTTGCTTCAAAAGCCGATATTATCAATACAGTCCTACAATATGAAAGACAGAGGATGCTATTATACGCACAATCACAGACTACAGGGCTTGTAGCGGTTAACGCAGAGTATGCAACCGGATATTACCTAGGGCTAGTAGATGCATTGGATTCGAGTCTAGGCTACTGGCATACTACGGCAAAACCTGTCCTTGCTGAGGATGGGAAAGCGTTAAACATAGTAGTTCAAGATATTACTTTACAATCGAATCGTATGACTAAGGTACAAGTAGAAATATCCATGAACTTAGAATTTGAACAATTCAGCGAGCCCGAACAATATTGGAAACACGGCACTTTTTCATTAAGGAAAATGCCAGATGGCAGTTGGAAAATATTCGACTATATAAGCAATGAATAAATCATCATTCAACAATTAGAAAGGTGGGGTTGAAATGGCACTGCATCAAGAAGATAATCAATCAAAGAAACCATTCCTCTGGATTGCTATTTCAATGATTCCCATTTTGATTATATTGGGCTTTGTATACAGCAGCTATCATAATCAGAAGAATATTACGTCCTATGCCCAACCAGCAGTGCGGGTAGCAGTGGATACTAGTGCGAAGAATTTCTTCAGAAATTGGGATGTAGTTACTAACGATACTGTTTCTGTACAGTATCAAGATACGGATATAGCAGAAATTCACATGGTATTGGAGTACGCAACAGAAATTCGTGCTGCTTTAGATGATAAGTACAACTTCTATTACAATAAACCAATTTCTATCGTAGTCATCCCTTCCCGTGAGATTATGAGAGAGTTCTTTAAATGGGATACCCATACGAGTGCAGTAGGTGTGTTTTATGGGAATCGAATCTTTGTATTACAGCCATCGTTATGGATTGAAGCGGATTCTTTCGATGAGCTAGAATTAGAGTTTCGCGCAAATGGACCAATCGCCCATGAGTATATGCATTTACTATTGGACCATAAATTGCATAATAATTTTCCGCGTTGGTTCACTGAAGGGGTTGCTCAATATGAAGAATTCATATATCAGGAGTACGAGTGGATTGAAGAAGTAGGGACTCTAGATCGTGAGCTATATAAATATTATGAAATGAAAGATCAATTTGACCGACTACAAAACCAGCCGTTAGCCTACCGACAATCATTTAAGTTTATTGAATATTTGATGGAGAGATATGGAGAAGAGAGATACTGGCAACTGATTGGTGAGCTGGAAAAGCGGGTTCACTTTGAGCAGGCCTTTTTCAATGCATATGATAAAGAGCTTTACGAAGTATGGGGCGACTGGACGAAATATGTAAAGGCATTTGAAATTCGTTAATGGAAAATCAGCAGGATTTTATATGTAAAATAGAGAACTCTAATAATTAGACATAATAAGTGCAACTAAAGTTCAGGTGGAGTAAAAACTCCATCTGAACTAAGTTTTCTTTATTTACGGTAGATTAGGAGGGTTCTTATGGCAAATATATTAGTAGTAGATGATGAGAAACCAATTGCAGACATATTGAAGTTTACCCTGGAGAAAGAAGGCTATCAAGCGGATGTCTGCTACGATGGGGCAACAGCAGTG
Above is a genomic segment from Desulfuribacillus stibiiarsenatis containing:
- the dnaB gene encoding replicative DNA helicase codes for the protein MDELSFDRLPPHNTEAEQAVLGSILLDNNALVTVSEFLQPEDFYRKNHQLIYSACLEIYEKNEPVDLVTLSSYLLDNNMIDDVGGLTYITGLSNGVPSAANAEYYAKKVEEKAILRRLIFAANGIAQKGYDGGHEIAELLDQAESKIFEVSQRKVGKAFTPIKDVLLDTFHRIESLHSSRGEVTGLASGFYKLDGMTAGFQKSDLIIIAARPSVGKTAFALNVAQNIAVHSKAPVAIFSLEMSKDQLVQRMVCAEGNVDANRIRTGKLLEEDWPKLTMAMGRLSEAPIFIDDSPNVTVLEMRAKLRRLQAEHGLGLVMIDYLQLLNSHRRSDNRQQEISEISRNLKGLARELDVPVVALSQLSRAVESRQDKRPMLSDIRESGSIEQDADIVGFLYRDDYYNPETEKQNIIEIIIAKHRNGPVGSVELLFLKQFNKFVNLAE
- a CDS encoding DHH family phosphoesterase, whose amino-acid sequence is MKVSAIYNRGPRFFAYYSMILSIIVIAILYFYNELVSAIALCVWLGLVLYFKRVEFRYTEDMEEFVLTMARRIKRSENHAMAFLPIGVVVVDGDGDIAWFNNYVTEIMDLPLRVGEKFLSQWAETFHLINKAGAIQESAQFSLSEHVYRVQYVKEEGIVYFIDQTSYIEIESKLRKSNVVIGLLQLDNFHEMSKDLNEHDASLLLAEVMTLIFEWAHKYKILIKRLQQESYMLILDTEKLEALENDRFSILDQVKRLEERTDVMITVSMGIAAGLADTVSKGQQAQEGLDLALARGGDQVAIKRGDKVTYYGGRSDAVEKRTKVRARVTAHSLRELIIACDTVYIAPHIDPDPDALGSAMGALSIVQSVGKTGYIVIDKPNPSIRKILRYLEEHGMGKYIVTPEVAISGMRKKSLLICVDHHKPSLTMDKRLLTLTSNIVVIDHHRRGEEVIDKPSLLYVEPYASSTCELITELVEYQYKKVRLSQIVATLLMAGIVVDTKNFAFHTGARTFEAASYLRREGADNLIMSRLLADDFDLFVERSEIVRKAEVLPGGIAIAKAKKNEKYGTVIIAQAANTLISLEGIRASFVLQEVDYGVAISARSQGDVNVQLIMEQLGGGGHLTTAAAQLRDVNLEEAERMLHEVLSKVKTEGGL
- a CDS encoding YybS family protein; amino-acid sequence: MDKQQQLRGMIEGAILSAVWVILLFLTLYTPLALVGVVILPLPFTILTYRKGLYTAGITAIVAIVLALVFNLLVIGFILILNSIIVGIVTGYFIRERKQPGVIFLAISLSILASNLLSLALLSAVTNYNLITDLSNTLKESMALSESIFAGLGVSAVLTEANIDEMVHMVRILLPSILIAISVITAYAYYHIVSYVLKKLQVRIAKLPPIQDFQLPKKVLYSYFFATIGIIFFMLTGSTDHFMYSLLINIVQILSLALAVQGIGLLLYYMNRKGWPKILRIPILILCLHPILLQIMTWVGMFDILFNWRKLPK
- a CDS encoding MazG-like family protein gives rise to the protein MDNGKDFNIAKNVKIIEWLKTEILDSIAGLFKGLQKGSEQVFVDFLANIIVLTYVLGRRLGLSFRELDQEVLNQIAQNKESGHQLEEWFGDLSALQQHIDKR
- a CDS encoding adenylosuccinate synthase; the encoded protein is MATVVVVGTQWGDEGKGKITDYLAEKAEVIARYQGGNNAGHTICIGDNKYKLHLIPSGIFYSEKICVIGNGVVIDPKVLIAELKYLHDLGFSTANLRISDRAHVIMPYHIKLDEVEELRKGDNKIGTTKKGIGPAYMDKVARVGIRMADLLDKEIFKEKLERNLQEKNQLLEKVFGVEGFSFDEIFETYNDYAEQIRHFVTDTSVVLNDTIDEGKKVLFEGAQGVMLDIDQGTYPFVTSSNPVAGGVCIGSGVGPTKIEQVIGVAKAYTTRVGDGPFPTEQNNPIGDRIREIGKEYGTTTGRPRRVGWFDSVVLRHSRRVSGITGLSLNSIDVLTGLDTVKICKAYEYNGETITTYPTSLKVLADCKPIYEEMPGWNEDITGVQAFEELPVTAQNYLKKIEELTNIPIAIFSVGPNRKQTIQLKEIF
- the rplI gene encoding 50S ribosomal protein L9, whose protein sequence is MKVIFLADVKGIGKKGEVKEVAEGYARNFLLPKGHAVEANTGAVKQLEQKKESEQKKQQKELEEAKLLAKKIDETTVIIKAKSGEGGRLYGAITSKNIADELKKQNIVIDKRKIDLDDAIRTLGVTKVEVKVYPKVTGKLTVQITEE
- a CDS encoding S8 family peptidase; this encodes MINKRFGCMLLVCLLFSQLFIVSYTNAQLIVDEWQSETDDENKSKYMVFFHEEIHHRVLEMLGVEIIYQSENLPVVTVLASAQAIQEIQKDLRVAYIEKDQRVQVSYEITNFSEEVIIGNQQQVNWGTDRLHAKNAWDKKLYGIGVKVAVLDTGIASHRDLKIAGGKSFVAYTKSYQDDNGHGTHVAGVIAGQHSKVLGVAPQASLYAVKVLDRKGFGDLSDIIAGVDWSISNKMDIVNLSLGSIDTSQTLEKLFEKGATEGIVFVAAAGNDGASIDDNVVYPASSEHVIAVAATTILDNRATFSAQGKQVEIAAPGNKITSTFLNNRYVQANGTSMATPHVTGVLALWKQQKPLATPQELRNLLAQHTIDLGVPGRDRSFGHGIVQVPFFDTPRIQYFSYLRAPFSPEQGSIDYYISPTTKQQLESGSFKHVTIQVGPTDPTGKSEERFFEFKSSSHTSYKPTDISNHWAYAQLRDFLHADLVKGYKGLEGQNFVAPNQSITRAEFTAIIVRALNLHSNGSGKNFRDVKVTDWHYEPIQIASQYGIVHGITESTFEPSRPITRAEIAVMIVRAYGASVSFEGVQKLLTDIDTHWGHNEISKATQGGLIHGYPDFTFRPDDHSTRAEAIAMVHRALTQEQTSLASKADIINTVLQYERQRMLLYAQSQTTGLVAVNAEYATGYYLGLVDALDSSLGYWHTTAKPVLAEDGKALNIVVQDITLQSNRMTKVQVEISMNLEFEQFSEPEQYWKHGTFSLRKMPDGSWKIFDYISNE
- a CDS encoding peptidase MA family metallohydrolase — encoded protein: MALHQEDNQSKKPFLWIAISMIPILIILGFVYSSYHNQKNITSYAQPAVRVAVDTSAKNFFRNWDVVTNDTVSVQYQDTDIAEIHMVLEYATEIRAALDDKYNFYYNKPISIVVIPSREIMREFFKWDTHTSAVGVFYGNRIFVLQPSLWIEADSFDELELEFRANGPIAHEYMHLLLDHKLHNNFPRWFTEGVAQYEEFIYQEYEWIEEVGTLDRELYKYYEMKDQFDRLQNQPLAYRQSFKFIEYLMERYGEERYWQLIGELEKRVHFEQAFFNAYDKELYEVWGDWTKYVKAFEIR
- the rpsR gene encoding 30S ribosomal protein S18, whose translation is MLLRKQRGTKRRRVCAFCVDKSNTAIDYKEVNKLTKFVTERGKILPRRITGNCAKHQRKLTTAIKRSRQLALLPYTNE